The Hydrogenispora ethanolica genome has a segment encoding these proteins:
- a CDS encoding methyl-accepting chemotaxis protein yields the protein MKKRLQFNSIKLQITVSVVAIITAVCIGLAASSYLITSAGMKTNLDQSLQEITSQAANTVEGRISKYFSQLKSLAEVDLFQDFTGNKDKIMALLTKVTEDSGHVSMTVADTRGDGWNTDGDTVNIADREYFKQIMQGRDAISDPLLSKTTGKMVVIQGVPLKNKAQKIIGVLLLSSDGDGLSKIIADVGYGKEGKAFMINKQGTSIAHYDREKVMKQDNIFEDVKTDPGLQELANAERRMVAGEKGAAEYRYQGVVKYIAFCPVPGTGWSLALTTPKSEVFASLNHMRNIVLLISLIFLVVGGVISYFLAYQISNPIEIAVAHLGGVAIGNLEINAPEVFLARSDEIGKLAHAVQNITEDLREKASAAKQIAGGDLNVRLTMKSEQDVLTQNLNIMAQNIHHVIEDINMLAGAAIEGDLSVRADAERHDGDYRKIVTGINETLDAIILPLNDANEILQKLSVNDYTSAIQADKYQGMLRQFAENINLVRSQLLTIQDYFIKVSEGDISRLEELRKTGKRSENDQMVPAVMKMMQAIRDLIAEVNRISEAAVGGDLKIRGNSEQFEGGYREIVGGFNRSLDAIIEPIDETSEVLQEMATGNLTVEVSENYRGDHAILAQAVNKTIDSFNEVLGEFHSASSQVASGAQQVSASSQVMSQAASEQASTTEEITSSMTEIATQTKRNAESATQANHLAKEAQEQARAGNEQMQKMLESMKTINESSTNISKIIKVIDEIAFQTNILALNAAVEAARAGQHGKGFAVVAEEVRNLAARSANAAKETTGMIESSIQRVEAGTRIANETAESLERIVNGITKAADLVRDIAIASNEQATGISQVNQGINQIAQVTQTNTATSQQSAATSEELAGQAEMLKEMVQRFKLKNAVERPASQTETRKLPKPAEQKISARMPFDDGKY from the coding sequence ATGAAAAAAAGACTGCAATTTAACAGTATCAAACTCCAAATCACCGTCTCAGTCGTGGCGATTATTACCGCGGTATGTATCGGACTGGCGGCGAGCTCGTATTTGATTACTTCAGCCGGAATGAAGACGAACCTGGATCAATCTTTACAAGAAATCACTTCTCAAGCCGCCAATACCGTTGAAGGTCGGATTAGTAAGTATTTCAGCCAGCTCAAATCCCTGGCCGAGGTCGATCTGTTTCAAGATTTTACCGGGAACAAGGATAAAATCATGGCGCTTTTAACGAAAGTCACCGAGGATAGCGGCCATGTCAGCATGACGGTCGCCGATACCCGCGGCGACGGCTGGAATACGGACGGAGATACCGTGAATATAGCGGACCGGGAGTATTTCAAGCAAATCATGCAAGGCCGGGACGCCATCTCCGATCCGCTGCTCAGTAAGACCACCGGCAAAATGGTAGTTATTCAAGGAGTACCCCTTAAAAATAAGGCCCAAAAAATTATCGGCGTCCTGTTATTAAGCAGTGACGGAGACGGGCTAAGTAAAATCATCGCGGATGTCGGTTACGGCAAAGAAGGAAAAGCTTTTATGATCAATAAACAAGGGACCAGCATCGCGCATTATGATCGCGAAAAAGTAATGAAACAGGATAATATTTTCGAAGATGTTAAAACCGATCCCGGGTTGCAGGAATTGGCGAATGCTGAACGCAGGATGGTCGCCGGAGAAAAAGGAGCCGCCGAGTATCGTTATCAGGGAGTGGTGAAATATATCGCCTTTTGCCCGGTTCCCGGCACCGGTTGGTCGCTGGCGCTGACCACGCCGAAAAGTGAAGTGTTTGCTTCGCTGAATCATATGCGGAATATCGTCCTGCTCATTTCCTTGATTTTTCTGGTGGTGGGCGGAGTAATCAGTTATTTTTTGGCATATCAAATCAGTAACCCGATCGAGATAGCCGTCGCTCACTTAGGGGGAGTCGCAATCGGTAATTTAGAAATCAACGCCCCGGAAGTATTTTTGGCCCGGTCCGATGAAATTGGCAAATTAGCGCACGCGGTTCAAAACATTACCGAGGACCTGCGCGAGAAAGCCTCGGCCGCCAAACAAATCGCCGGCGGGGATCTCAACGTCCGATTGACCATGAAATCGGAGCAGGACGTATTAACGCAAAATCTGAATATCATGGCGCAAAACATTCACCATGTCATCGAGGATATCAACATGCTGGCCGGAGCGGCCATCGAGGGCGACTTGTCGGTACGGGCCGACGCGGAGCGTCACGACGGGGATTACCGGAAAATTGTGACCGGCATCAATGAAACCTTGGACGCGATCATTTTGCCCCTGAACGACGCGAATGAAATCTTGCAGAAGCTGAGTGTCAATGATTATACGTCAGCCATCCAAGCCGACAAGTATCAGGGGATGCTCCGCCAGTTCGCTGAAAATATTAACCTGGTCCGTTCGCAGTTGCTGACCATCCAGGATTATTTTATCAAGGTATCCGAAGGGGATATCAGCCGTCTGGAAGAGTTGCGAAAGACCGGGAAACGTTCAGAAAACGACCAGATGGTGCCGGCCGTGATGAAGATGATGCAAGCCATCCGGGACCTGATCGCCGAGGTGAACCGGATCAGCGAGGCGGCGGTAGGCGGTGATTTGAAGATTCGCGGCAACAGCGAACAATTTGAAGGCGGCTACCGAGAAATTGTCGGCGGGTTCAACCGGTCGCTCGATGCCATTATCGAGCCGATCGATGAGACTTCCGAAGTATTGCAGGAGATGGCTACCGGCAACCTGACCGTCGAAGTCAGTGAGAATTATCGGGGCGATCATGCCATCCTTGCCCAAGCGGTCAATAAAACCATTGACTCGTTTAATGAGGTATTGGGAGAGTTCCACAGTGCCTCCAGTCAAGTGGCAAGTGGTGCCCAACAAGTCTCCGCCTCCAGCCAGGTGATGTCACAGGCCGCTTCGGAGCAGGCCAGCACCACGGAGGAGATTACTTCGTCGATGACCGAGATCGCGACCCAGACCAAACGGAACGCGGAAAGCGCCACCCAAGCCAATCATCTGGCCAAAGAAGCCCAGGAGCAAGCACGGGCCGGGAATGAACAAATGCAAAAGATGCTGGAGTCGATGAAGACGATCAATGAATCGTCGACCAATATTTCCAAGATCATTAAGGTCATTGATGAAATAGCCTTCCAGACCAATATTTTAGCGCTCAACGCGGCGGTGGAAGCGGCCCGGGCCGGCCAACACGGCAAGGGATTCGCCGTAGTGGCCGAGGAAGTGCGTAATCTGGCGGCCCGGAGCGCCAACGCCGCCAAAGAAACGACGGGAATGATTGAAAGCTCGATTCAAAGGGTGGAAGCGGGGACCCGGATCGCCAATGAAACCGCCGAATCCTTGGAACGGATTGTGAACGGCATCACCAAAGCCGCCGATCTGGTAAGGGATATTGCGATTGCCTCTAATGAACAGGCCACGGGGATTTCCCAGGTTAATCAGGGAATCAACCAGATTGCCCAAGTGACCCAGACCAATACCGCAACCTCGCAACAAAGCGCGGCGACCAGTGAGGAACTGGCCGGTCAGGCCGAGATGCTCAAAGAAATGGTGCAGCGGTTTAAGTTGAAAAACGCAGTCGAGCGTCCGGCGTCTCAAACGGAGACGCGCAAGCTGCCCAAACCGGCGGAGCAGAAGATCTCCGCCAGGATGCCGTTCGACGATGGGAAGTATTAA
- a CDS encoding chemotaxis protein CheW, translating to MENGLLISNESEEDTQKDKFLTFLIGEETYGLDIHYVTEIVGLQPITELPELPDFMKGIINLRGRIVPVMDVRIRFRKENRAYHDRTCIIIVHSGAVTLGLIVDEVAEVTTIPEQDIVMPPSLQGVAANRFMKAIGKVGEQVKLLLDCDRLVNGATVAEWDALTAQA from the coding sequence ATGGAGAATGGACTGCTGATCTCAAACGAATCGGAGGAAGATACTCAGAAAGATAAGTTTCTGACCTTCCTGATCGGGGAAGAGACTTACGGGCTCGACATTCATTATGTTACGGAGATTGTCGGGTTGCAACCCATTACAGAGCTTCCCGAGCTTCCCGACTTCATGAAAGGGATCATCAATTTGCGGGGGAGAATAGTCCCGGTGATGGATGTGCGGATCCGCTTTCGAAAAGAAAACCGCGCTTATCATGATCGAACGTGCATTATTATTGTCCATTCGGGAGCGGTCACTTTAGGGCTGATTGTGGATGAAGTTGCCGAAGTCACCACCATTCCCGAGCAAGATATCGTTATGCCGCCTTCGCTGCAGGGGGTGGCGGCTAACCGGTTTATGAAAGCTATCGGGAAGGTGGGGGAACAGGTAAAATTGCTGCTTGATTGCGATCGATTGGTAAACGGCGCAACGGTCGCGGAGTGGGATGCCCTTACGGCACAGGCTTAA
- a CDS encoding site-specific integrase, translating into METVKLPKTKNVAAQVFSIKEQRLVENAALDFGDRRELGILLCFYTGIRLGELCALKWSDIDMEAGTMSIMRTVSRTKNFLQDKNKTALLIGAPKSQKSVRKIPLPDFLLKLSDEWKLSTANENCYLLSDSQTPIDPRTYQKLYKKVLANAGVKDRKFHAIRHTFATRALELGVDIKTLSEILGHSNVSITLNIYAHSLMEQKRIAIDKLNEMHTTFMEFTPFAVAASVVSV; encoded by the coding sequence TTGGAAACCGTCAAGCTTCCGAAGACAAAAAATGTGGCGGCGCAGGTTTTTTCCATAAAAGAACAGCGGCTGGTCGAAAACGCGGCCCTGGATTTTGGCGATAGACGGGAGCTGGGAATATTGCTCTGCTTTTATACGGGAATCCGTCTCGGCGAACTCTGCGCGCTGAAATGGAGCGACATCGATATGGAAGCCGGAACCATGTCCATCATGAGGACGGTATCCCGGACCAAAAACTTTCTGCAGGATAAAAATAAAACGGCATTGCTCATCGGCGCGCCGAAAAGCCAGAAATCGGTCAGAAAAATCCCGCTGCCTGATTTCCTGCTGAAGCTGTCCGATGAATGGAAGCTGTCCACCGCCAACGAAAACTGCTATCTTCTTTCGGATTCTCAAACACCAATCGATCCGCGAACGTATCAAAAGCTTTATAAAAAGGTATTGGCAAACGCAGGGGTAAAAGATCGCAAATTTCACGCGATCCGACATACCTTTGCAACACGAGCTCTGGAGCTGGGCGTTGATATCAAGACGCTTAGCGAGATCTTGGGGCATTCCAATGTCTCCATAACCCTGAATATCTATGCGCACTCGCTCATGGAGCAAAAAAGAATCGCCATTGACAAGCTCAACGAGATGCATACTACATTCATGGAATTTACCCCATTCGCCGTCGCCGCCTCCGTCGTTTCTGTTTGA
- a CDS encoding ABC transporter permease, with amino-acid sequence MLAGMGTVFWRDWMVLKRRLGRYILARMISPVLYLVAFGWGLGRNIEVSHSNYLDFIVPGIIALNSMIISFNAVGTPVNMSRLYHKTLEEYLLAPISASSYALGKVLAGVLRGLIASAVIIVLAYFFGAHLSLNGWFLLALFLNCAVFAALGLVAAMLMNSHEEMSNFSTYVLTPMSFLCATFFSANRLPALFRWGIELLPLTHASYALRMSGLGGETPGLAVLALVFYLGLFLGTGILLLKKVRE; translated from the coding sequence ATGCTGGCCGGCATGGGAACGGTTTTTTGGCGGGATTGGATGGTGCTGAAACGGCGCTTGGGCCGGTATATTCTGGCGCGAATGATCTCGCCCGTTTTATATCTGGTCGCATTTGGCTGGGGGCTTGGCCGCAATATCGAGGTAAGCCATAGCAATTATCTCGACTTCATCGTACCGGGGATTATCGCTTTGAATTCGATGATCATCAGTTTTAACGCCGTGGGCACTCCGGTAAACATGAGCCGGTTGTACCATAAGACGCTGGAAGAATACCTGCTGGCCCCGATCAGCGCCAGTTCGTATGCATTGGGAAAAGTTCTGGCCGGCGTTTTAAGAGGGTTGATCGCTTCGGCGGTGATTATCGTTCTAGCGTATTTTTTTGGCGCCCATTTGTCGCTAAACGGCTGGTTTCTGCTGGCCTTATTTTTGAATTGCGCCGTCTTTGCCGCGCTGGGGCTGGTTGCGGCCATGTTGATGAATTCGCACGAGGAAATGAGCAATTTCAGCACCTACGTGCTGACGCCGATGTCGTTTCTTTGCGCCACCTTTTTCTCCGCTAACCGCTTGCCGGCCCTCTTCCGTTGGGGGATTGAGTTGCTGCCGCTTACGCACGCCAGCTATGCGCTGCGAATGAGCGGTTTGGGAGGGGAGACACCGGGCCTGGCAGTGCTGGCCCTGGTGTTTTATCTTGGTTTGTTTTTAGGAACCGGGATCCTGCTCCTAAAGAAAGTGCGGGAGTAA
- a CDS encoding ABC transporter ATP-binding protein has product MIEIVGLTKRYGDRTAIDNLNLSVARGELFGLLGPNGAGKTTTIRVLTMLTRPSAGHVTIDHCPLKDERRIKAMIGVVPQHLNLDIELTARENLELHGRLHQLPAAIRRQRTEELLRLVELEERGADMVQTFSGGMKRRLMIARALLHRPRILFLDEPTVGLDPQVRRRLWGLIRGMADAGLTVVMTTHYIEEAENLCQRVAILDHGKLIALDSPRVLCRRFGEYVVEWHENDKLNSRFFEDRTEAAQFAGGLAAAATLRRPNLEDVFVELTGRKVTE; this is encoded by the coding sequence ATGATCGAAATCGTCGGATTGACGAAGCGCTATGGCGACAGAACGGCCATCGATAATTTGAATTTATCGGTCGCCAGGGGAGAGCTGTTTGGCTTGCTGGGGCCCAACGGGGCAGGCAAAACCACGACGATCCGGGTCCTAACCATGCTGACCCGGCCCAGCGCCGGCCACGTCACCATCGATCATTGCCCGCTTAAGGACGAACGGCGGATTAAAGCGATGATCGGCGTGGTGCCCCAGCATCTGAACCTGGACATTGAGCTGACGGCCAGAGAAAATCTGGAACTGCACGGCAGGTTGCATCAGCTCCCCGCGGCCATCCGCCGGCAAAGAACGGAGGAACTGCTCCGGCTGGTCGAATTGGAGGAACGGGGCGCCGATATGGTTCAAACCTTTTCGGGCGGAATGAAACGGCGGCTGATGATCGCCCGGGCACTGTTGCACCGTCCGCGGATCCTGTTTCTCGATGAGCCGACCGTCGGCCTGGATCCCCAGGTCCGCCGGAGATTATGGGGGTTAATCCGCGGCATGGCCGATGCCGGGCTTACCGTGGTAATGACGACCCATTATATTGAGGAAGCCGAAAATCTTTGCCAGCGGGTCGCGATACTGGATCACGGCAAGCTCATCGCGCTGGATTCACCGCGCGTGCTTTGCCGGAGGTTCGGCGAATATGTGGTGGAGTGGCATGAGAATGACAAACTCAACAGCCGGTTCTTTGAGGACCGGACTGAGGCGGCGCAGTTTGCCGGCGGCCTCGCTGCGGCGGCGACGCTTCGCCGGCCCAATCTTGAGGATGTGTTTGTGGAGCTCACGGGCAGGAAGGTGACCGAATGA
- a CDS encoding ABC transporter ATP-binding protein yields the protein MALLAAEKLAAGFGDRTVIRELSLAVEQGMILSIIGPNGSGKSTLLKTLARNLKPLEGSVLLDGGDIRDCGAKKLARQLAMLHQGSRAPNDLTVRELVEYGRFPHQNWRGGDAAEDRRVLEWALGQMKLSSLASRQVNTLSGGERQRAWIAMALAQKPRVLLLDEPTTHLDICHQLEIMELLRRLNEAQRITIVMVLHDMNCAARYSDTVAVLARGNLYAAGPPADVITPRMLCEVFGVEADIWPDSQGRPVCLPRRLVAPL from the coding sequence ATGGCCCTATTGGCCGCGGAGAAACTAGCGGCAGGCTTTGGAGACCGGACCGTGATCCGCGAATTGTCCCTGGCTGTGGAGCAAGGGATGATTCTATCGATTATCGGTCCGAACGGTTCCGGCAAGAGTACCCTGCTGAAAACATTGGCGCGCAATCTAAAGCCGCTGGAAGGCTCGGTCCTGCTGGACGGGGGCGATATTCGGGATTGCGGCGCCAAAAAATTGGCCCGCCAGTTGGCGATGTTGCATCAGGGTTCCCGCGCGCCCAACGACCTGACTGTACGGGAGCTGGTCGAATACGGCCGGTTTCCCCACCAAAACTGGCGGGGCGGCGACGCGGCGGAAGACCGGAGAGTTTTGGAATGGGCCCTGGGTCAGATGAAATTGTCGTCCCTGGCCTCGCGACAAGTCAATACCCTGTCGGGCGGGGAACGGCAACGGGCCTGGATCGCCATGGCTTTGGCTCAAAAACCGCGCGTTTTGCTGTTGGACGAACCAACGACCCATCTGGACATCTGCCATCAGCTGGAGATTATGGAGCTGCTGCGGCGCTTAAATGAAGCGCAGCGGATTACCATCGTCATGGTGCTGCACGATATGAATTGCGCGGCCCGTTATTCGGATACGGTGGCGGTATTGGCGCGGGGGAATCTGTACGCGGCGGGTCCTCCCGCGGATGTTATCACCCCGCGGATGCTTTGCGAGGTGTTCGGCGTGGAAGCCGATATTTGGCCGGATAGCCAGGGCCGGCCCGTCTGCCTGCCCCGGCGGTTGGTCGCTCCACTATAA
- a CDS encoding FecCD family ABC transporter permease, producing the protein MHSGKDLNRRLWRGSAILGFAILAIASIGISLMKGAVNIPPAEIIRGISAPAADVQAKIIWNIRLPRILVGALTGMNLALAGAILQAVMKNPLADPHIIGISSGAGLAGIVVLVLLPKMEYLLTPIAFIGAMGAACLIYILAWKGGIRPMRMVLAGVAVSAFLGSGISALLVFYSDRVHGALLWMVGGLTARSWPHFHIILPYSVFGGILAFLGAKKLNVLNLGDEAAQGLGLPVERTRLLLTAVAALLAASAVSVVGLLGFVGLIVPHMARLLIGSDHRFLLPAAALLGMTVVILSDTLARTLFAPVELPTGIIMAFLGAPFFLYLLRREA; encoded by the coding sequence ATTCATTCCGGCAAAGATTTAAATAGAAGGCTTTGGCGCGGGAGCGCCATCCTGGGCTTTGCCATCCTGGCCATCGCCAGCATCGGCATCAGCCTGATGAAGGGCGCCGTGAATATTCCGCCGGCGGAAATCATCCGGGGTATTAGCGCCCCCGCTGCCGACGTCCAGGCGAAAATCATCTGGAACATCCGGTTGCCGCGGATCTTGGTCGGAGCGTTGACTGGCATGAATCTGGCTCTGGCGGGAGCCATTTTGCAAGCGGTGATGAAAAACCCGTTGGCCGATCCCCATATTATCGGAATTTCTTCCGGAGCCGGACTGGCCGGAATCGTTGTCCTCGTGCTTTTGCCCAAAATGGAATACCTGCTGACGCCCATCGCTTTTATCGGAGCCATGGGCGCCGCTTGCCTCATCTATATCCTGGCCTGGAAAGGCGGTATCCGGCCGATGAGAATGGTTTTGGCCGGGGTGGCGGTTTCGGCCTTTTTGGGATCGGGCATCTCGGCCCTTTTGGTGTTTTATAGCGATCGGGTTCACGGAGCCCTTTTGTGGATGGTTGGCGGATTAACGGCCAGAAGCTGGCCACATTTTCATATCATCTTGCCGTATTCGGTCTTTGGCGGCATTCTGGCATTCCTGGGCGCGAAAAAACTAAATGTACTCAATCTGGGAGACGAAGCGGCCCAAGGATTGGGCTTGCCGGTTGAACGGACGAGATTGCTGCTGACCGCGGTCGCGGCGTTACTGGCCGCCAGCGCCGTCAGCGTTGTGGGGCTGCTGGGGTTTGTCGGTCTCATCGTGCCCCATATGGCCCGGTTGTTGATCGGCTCCGATCATCGCTTTTTGCTGCCCGCCGCGGCGCTGCTCGGAATGACAGTGGTCATTCTCAGCGATACCTTGGCGCGCACGTTGTTCGCCCCCGTTGAACTGCCGACGGGAATCATCATGGCTTTTCTGGGCGCGCCTTTTTTCCTCTACTTGTTAAGGAGGGAAGCATAG
- a CDS encoding ABC transporter substrate-binding protein encodes MKKYWRCGLVIMVLTAVIMAGPSLQAKQAPSGSHKQAGYLKITDDAGRTTVLGRKPGRIVVLSPSFLELLYAVDGKAVGRPSSSIDLRLPKQGRSIPEVGFAYHINVEKVVALQPDLVIAMQGIQDALVPVLESNRIPVIVLKYKTYDDVFDKIALFGNIAGTKQKAAAMIQNLKAKLKMITAKLPNQITKVAILRATSKSVSLELENSIAGNTAKLLRLQNVAAGSRPFDSGADLTPYSLEKLVESDPDLIFIVTMGKTAEIENTLRLDVENNSAWSTLRAVRHKKVAFLPSELFLLNPGLRIPESAAYMAKLAYPEVYGSVQ; translated from the coding sequence TTGAAAAAATATTGGCGATGCGGCCTGGTCATCATGGTGCTGACGGCCGTGATCATGGCCGGACCCAGCCTGCAGGCCAAGCAGGCCCCGTCCGGAAGTCATAAGCAAGCCGGATATCTGAAAATAACCGACGATGCCGGGCGAACCACCGTTTTGGGACGCAAACCGGGCAGGATCGTGGTTCTATCCCCATCCTTTCTGGAACTTTTATACGCGGTGGACGGCAAGGCCGTCGGCAGGCCCAGTTCCAGTATTGACCTCCGCTTGCCGAAACAGGGCCGGAGCATCCCGGAAGTCGGTTTCGCTTATCATATCAATGTGGAAAAGGTGGTTGCCCTGCAGCCCGATTTGGTCATTGCCATGCAGGGCATCCAGGACGCGCTCGTTCCGGTATTGGAAAGCAACCGGATTCCGGTGATCGTCCTGAAATATAAAACCTATGACGACGTGTTTGACAAAATCGCCTTGTTCGGCAATATTGCGGGCACGAAACAGAAGGCCGCCGCCATGATCCAAAACTTAAAAGCCAAACTTAAGATGATCACCGCTAAGCTTCCCAACCAGATCACCAAGGTCGCCATCCTCCGTGCTACCTCCAAAAGCGTGAGCCTGGAATTGGAAAACAGCATCGCCGGCAACACCGCCAAACTGTTGCGGCTGCAGAACGTCGCCGCCGGCAGCAGGCCCTTTGACAGCGGGGCGGATCTGACGCCTTACAGCTTGGAAAAGTTGGTGGAGAGCGACCCCGATCTGATCTTCATCGTGACCATGGGCAAAACAGCGGAGATCGAAAATACGCTGCGGCTCGATGTGGAAAACAATTCGGCCTGGTCCACATTGCGGGCGGTGCGCCATAAAAAAGTGGCCTTTTTGCCGTCGGAACTTTTCTTGCTGAATCCCGGCCTCCGCATCCCCGAATCCGCGGCATACATGGCGAAATTGGCTTATCCCGAGGTTTACGGCAGTGTCCAATAG
- the cobI gene encoding precorrin-2 C(20)-methyltransferase produces MAGVFYGVGVGPGDPELLTVKAIRAIQQADVVIAPKTEKKDESTALTIAQPFLKAGVPIVRLVFPMVFDGETLSEAWENNKNTILELLAAGKKVVFLTLGDPMFYSTYIYIFHLLENCGYPVETIPGVPAFCAMASKLGYPLAEGNDTLSVVPATLTPEQLDRVLARSDNVVLMKVYKNYQKLIETLKRHGLAENAVMVSRCGLEDEQVVRDVTEIGDQTINYLSTILTRRNKA; encoded by the coding sequence ATGGCGGGAGTATTCTATGGGGTCGGCGTGGGTCCCGGTGATCCCGAACTGCTTACTGTCAAAGCGATTCGGGCGATTCAGCAAGCGGATGTCGTCATTGCGCCCAAAACCGAGAAAAAGGATGAAAGCACGGCACTGACCATTGCCCAACCTTTTTTGAAAGCGGGAGTCCCCATCGTGAGGTTGGTTTTCCCGATGGTGTTTGATGGCGAAACTTTATCGGAAGCCTGGGAAAACAATAAAAATACCATTCTGGAATTGCTGGCGGCGGGGAAAAAAGTCGTATTTTTAACATTGGGCGATCCGATGTTCTATAGTACCTATATCTATATCTTTCATCTCTTGGAGAACTGCGGTTACCCCGTGGAGACCATCCCCGGGGTGCCGGCTTTTTGCGCCATGGCCAGCAAACTGGGTTATCCGCTGGCCGAAGGGAATGATACCTTAAGCGTTGTCCCGGCGACGCTGACCCCGGAGCAACTCGACCGGGTGCTGGCAAGGTCGGACAATGTCGTACTGATGAAGGTGTATAAAAACTATCAAAAACTTATCGAGACGCTAAAACGGCACGGATTGGCCGAGAACGCGGTAATGGTCAGCCGGTGCGGTTTGGAGGACGAGCAAGTGGTGCGCGACGTAACTGAGATCGGCGACCAAACGATCAATTATTTATCCACGATCCTGACGCGCAGAAATAAAGCGTGA
- a CDS encoding sirohydrochlorin cobaltochelatase, which yields MKKAILVVSFGTTYMDTHQVTTAAVKEKIRAAFPGYEVREAFTSRIIIQRLADRGLKFDTEKQALERLKADGYSEAIIQPLHIEPGEEYEKLMNSVSSYDKAFAKLSVGRPLLYYTGQEGEKPDDYLIVIKALQAQLPKLGAHEAVALMGHGGVNPANTAYAALQLKLEDAGLKKVFVFTVEGYPTFENLTEKLKQNGIEKVTLVPFMLVAGDHANNDMAGDEEDSFKSQLLKAGFKVDSYLHGLGENPAVQDIYVQHVRDAIDNKYKERSKDKPPIPVIQ from the coding sequence GTGAAAAAAGCCATCTTGGTCGTTAGTTTCGGCACCACTTACATGGATACCCACCAAGTGACCACCGCGGCGGTGAAGGAGAAAATCCGCGCCGCTTTCCCCGGTTATGAAGTCCGGGAAGCCTTTACCTCCCGGATCATCATTCAAAGACTGGCCGATCGCGGCTTAAAATTTGACACCGAAAAGCAAGCATTGGAGCGGTTGAAAGCGGACGGTTACAGCGAAGCAATCATCCAGCCGCTGCACATCGAGCCCGGTGAGGAATATGAAAAACTCATGAATTCGGTGTCAAGCTACGACAAAGCCTTCGCCAAACTGTCGGTGGGCCGTCCGCTGCTCTATTACACGGGACAGGAGGGCGAAAAACCCGACGATTATTTGATCGTCATCAAGGCTTTACAAGCGCAACTGCCGAAGCTTGGGGCCCATGAAGCCGTCGCCCTGATGGGACACGGCGGCGTAAACCCGGCCAACACCGCCTATGCCGCGCTGCAATTAAAACTGGAGGATGCGGGCCTCAAAAAGGTGTTCGTGTTCACGGTGGAAGGCTATCCGACGTTTGAAAATCTCACCGAGAAACTCAAGCAAAATGGGATTGAGAAAGTGACCCTGGTCCCCTTTATGCTGGTTGCCGGAGACCATGCCAACAACGATATGGCCGGCGACGAAGAGGATTCATTCAAATCGCAGCTGCTCAAAGCCGGATTCAAAGTGGATAGTTACCTCCACGGCTTGGGTGAAAATCCCGCGGTTCAGGACATTTATGTCCAACACGTGCGGGACGCCATCGACAACAAGTATAAGGAGCGGAGCAAGGACAAGCCGCCCATTCCGGTTATTCAATAG